The following coding sequences lie in one Metopolophium dirhodum isolate CAU chromosome 5, ASM1992520v1, whole genome shotgun sequence genomic window:
- the LOC132945948 gene encoding large ribosomal subunit protein mL42, whose product MNSLRLFRRLSSAVSRSSKNERAIVVTDDASTIVCYHPESSFPYECTKPLPVNKVQDNSVLKVQNKDFVHEVFSKPNNEIVQQELMKMTYTTKHRWVPPKKWKRNFAHQKLVDREYL is encoded by the coding sequence ATGAACAGTTTGCGATTATTCAGACGGTTATCCAGCGCCGTGTCGCGCTCCAGCAAGAACGAACGTGCCATTGTTGTCACTGATGATGCGTCAACCATAGTGTGTTATCATCCGGAGAGTTCTTTCCCATATGAGTGCACCAAACCACTACCAGTCAACAAAGTGCAGGACAACTCAGtgttaaaagttcaaaataaagaCTTTGTGCATGAAGTATTCAGTAAGCCCAATAATGAAATAGTGCAACAAGAACTTATGAAAATGACGTACACCACCAAACATCGTTGGGTGCCACCCAAAAAATGGAAAAGAAACTTTGCTCATCAAAAACTTGTAGACAGAGAATATTTATAA
- the LOC132945947 gene encoding LOW QUALITY PROTEIN: cyclin-dependent kinase 10-like (The sequence of the model RefSeq protein was modified relative to this genomic sequence to represent the inferred CDS: deleted 1 base in 1 codon), translating to MGKSKKKHSKKSKKEKTVESGGIKKSKQVLADYDPTGPVMLSGSLYSFRDLKPMPIPEKDLLGRCRFVAEFEKLNRIGEGTYGVVYRAKDSKSPVEKIVALKKVRMENEKEGLPMSALREISLLLKCDHENIVRLQEVLVGRSLDSIFLSMEYCEHDLSSLLDNMATAFTESQVKCIFLQLLKGLKYLHSNFIIHRDLKVSNLLITDKGCVKIADFGLARFFGVPPKKMTAKVVTLWYRAPEVLLGSPKLTTAIDMWATGCIFAELLLHKPLLPGRTEIHQLDLICQLLGTPNASIWPEIDTLPALKNFTLRPQPYNNIRPKFPWLSDAGIRLLNFLFMYEPSRRATAEECLQSSYFVEPPLSCDPKLMPTFPQHRNLKLKKPSNQPKVCQTIPPVVPSLTDLLSWK from the exons ATGGGAAAATCTAAAA AAAAGCATtcgaaaaaaagcaaaaaagaaaaaactgtagAAAGTGGAGGCATTAAGAAATCAAAACAAGTATTGGCAGATTATGATCCTACTGGCCCAGTAATGCTTTCAGGATCATTATATTCTTTTCGTGATCTTAAACCTATGCCGATTCCCGAAAAAGACCTT CTTGGACGTTGTCGATTTGTTGCCGAGTTTGAAAAATTGAATCGCATAGGTGAAGGAACATATGGTGTTGTGt aTCGTGCAAAGGATTCTAAATCACCAGTTGAAAAAATTGTTGCATTGAAGAAAGTTCGTATGGAAAATGAAAAGGAAGGATTACCAATGAGTGCACTTCGTGAGATATCTTTGTTATTGAAATGTGATCATGAAAATATCGTTCGCCTACAAGAAGTTTTAGTGGGCAGAAGTTTAGacag tatatttctGTCTATGGAGTATTGTGAACATGATTTGTCCAGCTTATTAGATAACATGGCTACTGCATTTACTGAGTCtcaagtaaaatgtatatttttacagcTCCTGAAAGGACTTAAGTATTTGCATTCAAATTTCATTATTCATCGTGATCTCAAGGTATCTAATTTATTGATTACAGACAAAGGATGTgtaaaaatag CTGATTTTGGATTGGCTCGT TTTTTTGGTGTACCGCCAAAGAAAATGACAGCCAAAGTGGTAACACTTTGGTACAGAGCTCCTGAAGTCTTATTAGGATCTCCTAAGTTGACAACAGCTATTGATATGTGGGCAACAGGATGTATTTTTGCTGAGCTTTTGC TTCACAAGCCGTTATTACCTGGTCGTACAGAGATACATCAACTAGATTTGATATGTCAACTTCTTGGCACTCCCAACGCTTCAATATGGCCTGAAATTGACACATTACCAGCACTGAAAAATTTTACATTGAGACCACagccatacaataatattagacCAAA ATTTCCATGGTTATCAGATGCTGGGATTCGTCTTTTGAACTTTTTATTCATGTATGAACCAAGCAGAAGAGCAACAGCTGAAGAATGTCTACAAAGCTCTTACTTTGTTGAACCACCATTGT caTGTGATCCTAAATTGATGCCTACATTCCCACAACAtcgtaatttaaaacttaaaaaaccaTCAAATCAACCAAAAGTTTGTCAAACTATTCCGCCAGTTGTACCATCCTTAACGGACTTATTAAG TTGGAAGTAG